In one window of Primulina tabacum isolate GXHZ01 chromosome 8, ASM2559414v2, whole genome shotgun sequence DNA:
- the LOC142553581 gene encoding LOW QUALITY PROTEIN: receptor protein kinase TMK1-like (The sequence of the model RefSeq protein was modified relative to this genomic sequence to represent the inferred CDS: deleted 1 base in 1 codon) produces the protein MEVAPRKLMHVVRVLFICILGVVNGVTDQNDFKILDDFRIGLENPELLKWPDGGIDPCGPPSWPHVFCSNGRITQIQVQGLGLKGPLPQNFNQLDMLMNVGLQRNNFNGKLPSFSGLSNLQFVYLDFNEFETIPADFFQGLRSIRVLAIDDNPFNRSSGWSIPSELAECSQLANFSCSSCNIVGPVPAFFGKFPSLTSLRLSGNMLTGVLPSSFRDSMVQVLWLNNQDGGGISGPIDVVGTMVGLTQLWLHGNQFTGSIPDNIGDLNSLRQLNLNGNRLVGLIPQSLASMNLQVLDLNNNMFMGPIPKFKSVNVSYESNSFCQSDPGEPCAPEVSALLDFLQDLNYPERLASEWVGNDPCRGPWWGISCESRNDVSVINLKNFGLNGTLSPSLANLQSLVEIHLEGNNLHGTIPTNLTFLRSLRLLNIRGNSFEPPLPRFRDDVNVVTDGDPKLAGNGPKQSPSLDTAPPMPSSPNDSPESPPRNPSIYLHPKPDGRGTRANASTAVTEKSKPQNRTKSRVLVIVAAAAGSTIFIFLAVLSSVYFLCHQKKIIKHHGGEVIHPKDSSDPSNMLKIAVVDSSASYTRTGGSTESGTIDRLDNTQVLEAGNLVISFQVLRKVTNNFAPENELGRGGFGAVYKGELEDGTKLAVKRMEAVAVSKKALNEFQVEIAVLSNVRHRHLVSLLGYSAEGHERVLVYEYMSQGALSGHLFRWKSLSLQPLSWARRLVIALDVARGVEYLHSLAHQSFIHRDLKSSNILLDDDFRAKVSDFGLVKLAPDRERSVATRLAGTFGYLAPEYAVTGKITTKVDIFSFGVVLMELLTGLVALDENRPEENRYLAEWFWQIKSNKDTLIASIDPSLDAKEEIYDSIYITAELAGHCTAREANHRPDMGHIVNVLARLVEKWKPYEDMDQCSGIDMTLPLPQMLKGWQEADIQDFSGTCDSKGSIPAKPSGFADSFTSADAR, from the exons TACCGACCAAAATGACTTCAAGATTTTGGATGATTTCAGAATTGGGTTAGAAAATCCAGAGCTTTTGAAATGGCCTGATGGGGGAATCGACCCCTGTGGCCCTCCTTCTTGGCCACATGTGTTCTGTTCTAATGGCAGAATCACTCAAATCCAGGTTCAGGGCCTTGGATTAAAGGGCCCTTTGCCACAGAATTTTAATCAATTGGACATGCTGATGAATGTTGGCCTCCAGAGAAACAACTTTAATGGAAAGCTGCCATCTTTCAGTGGATTGTCCAATTTACAATTCGTATACCTGGATTTTAATGAATTCGAGACAATCCCTGCTGATTTTTTTCAAGGTCTTCGTAGTATTCGCGTGTTGGCAATTGATGATAATCCCTTTAATCGGAGTTCGGGGTGGAGTATACCCAGTGAGCTAGCAGAGTGTTCCCAGTTGGCTAATTTTTCTTGCTCCAGTTGCAACATTGTCGGACCAGTGCCGGCGTTTTTCGGGAAGTTTCCGTCTCTCACTTCGTTAAGATTGTCGGGTAACATGCTCACCGGTGTTTTACCCAGCAGCTTTCGTGACTCCATGGTGCAGGTTTTGTGGTTGAATAATCAAGATGGGGGTGGTATTAGTGGTCCTATTGATGTAGTTGGAACCATGGTTGGGTTAACTCAGCTATGGCTCCATGGTAATCAATTTACGGGTTCGATTCCTGACAACATTGGAGATTTAAATTCATTAAGACAGCTTAACCTCAATGGGAATCGGCTCGTTGGCCTGATTCCCCAAAGCTTGGCAAGTATGAACCTTCAAGTATTGGATTTGAACAATAACATGTTCATGGGTCCAATACCAAAGTTTAAATCTGTAAATGTTTCTTATGAGTCAAATTCATTTTGCCAATCTGATCCTGGGGAGCCATGTGCTCCTGAAGTGAGTGCTCTTCTAGATTTTCTTCAAGATTTGAATTACCCGGAAAGACTTGCTTCTGAATGGGTTGGTAATGACCCGTGTAGAGGGCCTTGGTGGGGGATAAGTTGTGAATCTAGGAACGATGTTTCagtaataaatttgaaaaattttggGCTTAATGGCACCCTTAGTCCTTCACTTGCGAACTTACAATCGCTAGTTGAAATTCATTTAGAAGGCAACAATCTACATGGCACCATTCCTACAAATCTTACTTTTTTGAGATCGTTGAGATTATTGAATATACGAGGGAACAGTTTTGAGCCACCGTTGCCAAGATTCCGTGATGATGTGAATGTCGTAACTGATGGTGATCCGAAATTGGCAGGTAATGGACCTAAACAATCCCCCTCACTGGATACTGCACCTCCAATGCCTTCTTCTCCAAACGACAGCCCTGAATCACCACCTAGAAATCCTTCCATATATCTTCATCCGAAGCCAGATGGTAGAGGTACAAGGGCTAATGCATCTACTGCTGTTACAGAGAAGTCAAAACCGCAAAATAGGACCAAATCTCGAGTTTTGGTCATAGTGGCTGCAGCTGCAGGTTCtacaatttttatatttctCGCAGTTCTATCATCTGTCTACTTCCTGTGTCACCAAAAAAAGATTATAAAACATCATGGCGGTGAAGTGATCCATCCAAAAGATTCATCAGATCCCAGTAATATGTTAAAAATCGCAGTAGTGGATAGCTCAGCCTCGTATACTCGAACTGGTGGCAGTACCGAGAGTGGGACCATTGATAGGTTGGATAATACTCAGGTTCTTGAAGCAGGGAACCTGGTAATATCTTTTCAGGTTTTACGCAAAGTGACCAACAATTTTGCGCCAGAAAACGAGCTGGGACGTGGAGGTTTTGGAGCAGTTTACAAGGGTGAACTTGAAGACGGAACAAAATTAGCTGTCAAAAGAATGGAGGCAGTGGCAGTCAGTAAAAAAGCATTGAATGAATTTCAAGTTGAAATTGCTGTGCTTTCTAATGTTCGCCAC CGTCACTTGGTATCCCTTTTAGGGTACTCGGCTGAAGGACATGAGAGGGTTCTGGTTTATGAATATATGTCTCAAGGGGCTCTGAGCGGACATCTTTTCCGATGGAAGAGTCTAAGTTTACAGCCTTTATCTTGGGCAAGAAGGCTCGTTATTGCTCTTGATGTAGCAAGAGGAGTCGAATATCTCCATTCTTTGGCGCACCAAAGCTTTATACACCGTGATTTGAAATCCTCAAACATTCTTCTTGATGATGATTTTCGGGCTAAAGTGTCGGATTTTGGATTGGTAAAGTTGGCTCCCGATAGAGAGAGATCTGTTGCTACTAGACTAGCTGGAACTTTTGGATATCTTGCACCCGAATATGCTG TGACGGGAAAGATAACCACCAAAGTCGATATCTTCAGCTTCGGAGTGGTACTAATGGAGCTCTTGACAGGATTAGTGGCACTTGATGAAAATCGTCCAGAGGAAAACAGATACTTGGCTGAGTGGTTTTGGCAGATTAAATCTAACAAAGATACGCTTATCGCCTCGATTGACCCTTCACTTGAtgcaaaagaagaaatttatgaTAGCATTTACATTACAGCCGAATTGGCAGGACATTGCACCGCACGGGAGGCAAACCATCGTCCCGACATGGGACACATCGTGAATGTGCTAGCTCGGTTGGTGGAGAAATGGAAACCATACGAAGATATGGATCAGTGTTCTGGCATTGACATGACATTGCCTCTTCCACAGATGTTGAAGGGCTGGCAGGAAGCCGATATCCAAGATTTTAGTGGCACTTGTGACAGCAAAGGAAGCATACCTGCTAAGCCATCGGGTTTTGCTGACTCATTCACCTCTGCTGATGCTCGGTGA